From the Pangasianodon hypophthalmus isolate fPanHyp1 chromosome 18, fPanHyp1.pri, whole genome shotgun sequence genome, the window GCATGTGtgttgtgatattttttttttttaaagtcatttcATAAACATACATAACGTTAAACAAGGTCATTTATGGAAgcagtattttttaatttatgatacCTGGCCCATGTCTGACACTGACTTATTGTGGCATGACAAGAACATCTGCACTATGCATTACTCTCTATATTTCATTCTCTCTGTGCAGGGACTTGTTTGAGTCTGTTTCTCCTGGCTGTTGGGTTCCTGCTCTCTGCTCAGCACTCTCCCCCTGTCACCCTTCACCATGCTGACAATGCTCTGGCCAACACCAGCTGCTCCACATATCTGTGAGTATAGTACATGCTGGGTGTGTCCTTCTAGTCTTTCTCAGCTTAGTGCTCAGGCGACTATGTTGAATATTATGTAGATTATAGAGGCTCTAGGACAGGGGTTGTGAACTGGTGGGTCACAGTTCAGATGCAGACctagcaaagtatttcagcagaccAAACCAAGTACTGCCAATAGTTCGCCAATTCTGGTTTTTATACATGAATCAGTGCATGCTCATAAACCAGCTGCATGTAGCAGATCCTGTTGCTGTGTATCCAATCACATGcctttatgtaaattatttagctaaaggcagctcatcagtccagagactagctacacaGTGAGAAACATTAGGTCAGGAAATGGAGAGTTTTCAcaggtttttcattttatttaccttctCTGGTCTGAAAAGCCAACTGAAAACATTTCCGTTTAAAAGAAAGGTTGAAGAGAAATGCAGgatgtttaaaaatgactggACAAAGAAGCTCCgcttcaagttcaaaacagatgtgtctcatctgttcagagtccatggcACTAGTCAAAAGTAGTAACGTGAAGCACCACTACAAAACAAACCAATCACTTCGAATTATCTATACACTTGTGTATAGCCATAAATTGATCCTCAATGGTTAAACATTCAAGGCTAACTCTTGtgaccattcagtcatgttagttaccgtttcccagaacacaccatgGCATACAAACACGGCCATCATGGACTTCACTTCCCAACACCCACAGACTTTGTCACGTTCACAGTCGCTGGACTTCTAatcacacacagctgaacaaaCTCACTACCACACATTATTTAAGAATGTAATGCTGCAAAGTAATGCTCAGTAAACTTTTACCTGAACTTATCAAGCCTTGATTTCTGTTTATCGGTATTCTGGTTTTTGACTTTGCTCTGTTCCTAGTTTGTGATTTTGGATTTTGCCCTGATATTGAtgtttgctgattgcctgaccAGTTGGCCTGTTTATTGGACCAGGTTTTTGAaaattgttttggatttgtttccCAGTCTCATTAATAAAACTTCGAACTGCAATTGCATCTGCCGTTGCCTCCCTCTTATGACATTCACATTTTACTTTCGCTGGAAATATAAAGGCTTGTCGCTTATAGTATGCAAATTACCAATAAGGAGATAATTTATTGCCTCTCAAAATTCACATTCACTGAAAACAAACGTTCTTATTGCATGGATTTCTATTAATCTCCTTACAACACAACTGAATCATCTAATCAAGGGCTGATTAGCTGACAAGTGGCATCAGGTGTGCTAGTGCCGTACAGAGATTGCTGGCTGAAATGGGCTAGTCTAGTGCCCAATCATGAATTCATTtatgactcaaaaaaaaaaaaaaagtgttcaggTTAATCAACTCTCCAATCCTGAAATGGGACATTAgaaatttgttgtattttgCTAAATCAGCCATTGACTTTAAGCCTCCAAACTGAACATAACAGGATCTTGCCCCTGAGTCTGTGATGGCTGTGGAGTGTTGTGTTAATGGACTTCCCTCTGTGTAGTAAAGATCAAACATGGCCAGTGTGCTTTCTTTGGTCTCTTAATGCTGTTGTAATAGGGCTTCTGCAGCATGTGACCCTGCAACCTGAAGCCATGtcatctcagagagagagagcgagagagagagagagagagtggctgCTCTCTCTGGCCCAATTTACTCTCATACCAGCCAGCTACTGAAACAACACTAGTTCATTATGCTGTAATGGAGGCTGAATGGCTGTGCTGTCATCACAAAAACAAGCCAATCTGTGCAAGCATGCTTTCTCGTTGATGTTCAGTCCACTCTCTGCTCTGTCTTCTTTACGTATGTAGTATGCATGATGCAGgacgcaatttttttttcccagatatTTTTACAAAACTTCATACTTACCACAGATGATTTAATCAGAATTTCATAGGCCAAATAAGATTCCCtaataaaaggttttaaattTGTAGTGACActcaccaaaactagacagattagaaaaacatcacctgatctttttccagttttcagtTGTCTAGTATTGGTGAGTCTGTGTGCACTGTTGCCTCcgattcctgctcttggctgacataagtggaacctgatgttgtATGTTGAAGTAAGATATTAGGTCAAAATTACAATACAATACCTTGAAATAATGTGTTATTATGTCACAATAAAGacatagcatttttattttcataattttcactTCAGAGTTTCCGTACTCCCTAAAAGCACAGACTTGCTTGTCCTCACTTTTGCTCCAGGTCATGTGAGCTGTGTATGCTGGATCCAGGCTGTGGCTTTTGCTACCAGCAGAACAGCACCGCTGTGTTCGCTTCCTCCTGCGTGCCAGTCAATCGGGCCTCCACAGAGAGAGCCGCATGGGGCAGGTGAGTCATAATCGGCatctgagtgtgtgagcgtgagttCGCATTTGCATGTAGAGTTTTTCCACTAAAGCTCAGCAGCACACTACAGTGACATTAGATGATGCTGGATGTTGCATATCCCCTTTCTTTTTAGGCAATACATGACTCATTTTCccttttcctcattttctgtCAGTTAGAGTGTCATTTTATCTTATGGTTATCTTGAAGTTTGCAAGTTGATATCTCTTTTAACTGTGCTGCAGGTGCTCCAACTCAACACAGTCTCCATATCACAGTTTTTGGGCTTATAATTTCTGCCCAACCTCATACTCTTGGCTGGTTCTCCTGGGTCTTATTCTTTACTTGGCTTTCTTTGCTCCAGGTAAGAGTTccgaagaaaaaaacagctgattTGAACAACTAATGTCCCATGTTGAATCAATttaaactaatatttaaatgcttattagtataatttatttttgattttctcCCAACAATTTGTCCTTGGTTTCAATTTAGTTGTTTAGCTAAACGTATTTTTCTATGGATTCCTAAACAAAAGCATGTCTTTCAGGACTGGGCCCAATGCCATGGACCGTAAACTCAGAGATTTACCCACTGTGGGCGAGAAGCACAGGCAACGCCTGCTCAGCCGGAGTGAATTGGACCTTCAACGTGCTGGTGTCCCTGACCTTTCTACACATAGCCCAATACCTCACCTACTATGGTACAATTataattctaaataaaaaaatggccaTAAGAGCTCAAGCCTGTGCACTCGTTGCCAACACTAAAACTTGAATTGACCTACACTTATGAATACAAATAAGATATCTTGGTGAGATATTGTTATGTTTGATTTGTCACATATCTGAGgtattagtttttttgttttttttttttcaaaaaagcaTATGAAGACCTGCATAATTAAAGATCATAAAATTTCTTGTATGCTAACTTTTAGATTTTCACTGGAAGACATAGTTATTGTTAAGCCATTTAgggaatattaaataatattaacattcTACAATTCTGATCTCTCATCAGCTATCaaatattctgtctctccaactgcatttcagctttattatattatgatttaaaaatggtTCATTTTGTGTCATATATTAGATAGTAAAAACTGACATAGTTATTTGATCCTAAAATAAGATATTAAAAGATATAACAAATGTCCCAAAGAAGTCAATTTCTTGCAGTTCTGTCACACTTATAGGTTTTATTTCTCAGCTTGGAGTGAGATTTCTCTGTTATCTTCCAGGTGCATTCTTTCTGTACTCAAGTCTTGCTCTGCtgggcttcttcttcttttacgGATGTCTCCCTGAGACCAAAGGCCGTCGGCTAGAGGAGATCGAGTCGCTGTTTGAAAGTCGTCTGTGCTCCTGTGGTGCATCAGACTCAGACGAGGGCCGGCAGGTGGAGTACATCCGGGTTAAAGGATCAAATTACCACCTGTCAGACAATGATGGTTCAGACGTGGAATAAACCTCAGGTGAAAGTTCAAAGAATGCCCAGTAGATCCTCTCTCAGCTCTGCACATGGCTTACGAAGAGAGTAGGAAAGGAATCGCTTTTCAGCTTCACCCCACCATGACACCAGGCCCATCTGTAGCAGTTGGGCTGCATCTTACAAATACTGCACTCCATGTTAAAGGAAAATGGAACTGACATAtccaaacatacaaacaaaaacagtgctAAGCCTGCTTTTGTGAGACGTCATTTAAAAGTTGTGGTATGCTACAGTTTGATACTGCAGTGCTCACAGATACTGACAGTATACTGACAGATGTTACACAACTGTTTTTGTGCTCACTGcagtaaaatgtaaaaggtGTTTGCTATACAGAACAATAGTCAGTCAACTATGGTAGTCTTAGATTTTTGTGATGATGCTAGGCTTTGGCATTGGCAACTCACCACAATGTTCAGTTCATTTCTGTGAACAACATTTTCAGTTTGATTCTTGCAAAAGTTAAATAGTTTAAATTTTGTAGCATACCACACATGGGTTGTAACCTGGATTCTGTCTTATGCTGTTTCCTGGAGCAGCCTTTTTATCACGGAATAGTACTTAGAGCTGAGAGTGTTGGAACTGATTTGTTCAGGAGTTAGTCTATTTTGGATGACCCAAAACTATTTCACATTCCTAATTATCTCCTTAATCTGTTTTTCATTATATCCGTACTCAACTCAGACCTTTTCCCTTGATTATTTGAATGGATTTAATTTAGTCTTCCTTCACAGCCTTGTGTACAAATGGCTTTGCATCTCATAGCTCTTGTCCATGTAACAGAGTGGAATATGTTTTGACGAGTAGTGTAATATCCAATGTTATGTTTATATTGTACTGCTCTGAGTATACACCTTGGTAGTTTGGTACACATAGAAAAGTGCCAAGCAAACATATTGTGGCTGTATGTGTAACAAAGCAGTTGATGGGTATTGTAAAAGCAACAATATCAAGCAAACTAACACAAGCTTGTTTTAATGCTATTACTGTTGagtgtgtaatatgtgtttGTTCACTGTTAGCACAAACAGATAACATAATTGTGTTTTCATGTTTAACGCTGAAGTTTGCGGAGTTTCCCAAAGGGATAAGCACACTACAGAGTGACAGTCATGTTTTAATCAGGTATGCTCATATCAGTTCTGATTATTGCAGTGACGGAGAATGCTTCAGGAAAGTATATTaatgccagtttattaggacTTTGTGACAGAGTTTTATTGACCAGATGTTAGGGTGTGCCACATGTTTTAGAATGTATTTGACACTAGAGAATGCTTCAAAGTCAACAAATCATTGTGTTACTTtgaggagagagagatctaATCTATCTAgtgggtgggggtgtgtgtatgtgtgttttctaTGTAAAATCAGtacttttattactattattatcaaACGGTGTTTTTACGATCAACGGAAAACTAgtgaatataaatatgtgtatagTGTTCATTTGATTATTGTTGCTCTAAATGTTTTGCTAGATTTATAttctatgaaaataaatattcatgacatttgaatatttaaacaataaaaagtcGTCCACTGTTTGAAGTAAGCTTTTGGTTTTCAGTATTGATTTCCAGTATTGATTACTGTAACTGAACCATCCAAAAGGAAGCcagtgtgacacacacaacTATAAACCTTCTGATAACAGATGCTAACtttcaacaaacaaaacaggTCCGAGTCATCTCTCTCACATTTTTATGGATGCTTACTTTTCTGCTTCAGCATGAGCAGAATGTCTGCAATttctttaagatttccctttcCCTCAGATACCCTGTCTCCACCTGTTTCAGCAGTGAAGGCATTGTCATGTTCCTCTGTGCAGCTGGAGTTCACAGTGGGGTTTTGATTCACACTTTTCTCCTCATGACCTTCACACCTTTCTCCTCTCAACACCATGTTCTCTGATAGCTGCTCCTTTAGCTCTACAAAAGGAAAGTATTTGTTATAATCTAGTTATAATTGTTATAATCACAGCTTCAAATATATGCTCCAGTGGCAAATTCATACACTATTACTGAGATTACCCTGCATCACTGAGATCCATTTCACACTAATCTTACTAATAGTTTAAGAAATCTGTATTTCAAGCGAAGTCGCAATCAGTTAGTTATTAATACCTGGGGCATTTGTGTGAGAGCAGTGCAGTAATGGATGTTTTTTCATGCATGCCTGGCTCTCAGATTTGCTCAAACTTTCATGTCCTGTGACTGTTTCTGGACCTTGCTTTGTAGGCTCCCTTTCTGATGTCATCCAGAAGGTGTTCAACTCTACCTTATGGATTTCTGATAGAGCAAACTGATTACCATGATTTTCACTGCTGTGACGAGACTGCCTCCTAGTTGTTGGAGATTTTTGTGTTCTTCTGTGGTGAATGTGAGTTGTGGGCTCAGTGAAAATACTCAACCTAGCTGCATTCAAAAGGCGACACTGCACTGAGGCATCTTGAGAAGCCAAACTGGAAAAACCTGCAGTCTGGGTCGCCTTGTCTTGTGTCCTGCGAGATgcctttttatgcattttaccACTTTGTGTATTAGTCTGCAGACAAGAGGGAACAAACTGATCCTCCTCGCAGTCCTGTTCGTGATTGATCCAGCTCAAGGTTTTTGAAATCCCATGGGCTTTACTCTTCCTCTCTCTATGTTCATGGTTACACATGAAATTCTGGTTGAAGGACATAAGTCTTGTTGGAGCATGCATCCCTGATGGACAACTTTGGCTTGTTGTCAGAATGTCCTTAAAGTGGCACATCTGCATGTAGGAATCACCGTCctgcttttttccctcttcctgTGATaatgtaaacacaaaaaaataaatcagaactaataaaccataaattaattgattaatccAAGCTGACATACAGCTAACTAACCTCTTAAAGGTGTATACATACATGAGTAACCAGTTTTAGTTAGTATATCTATATGAACTAGCTGGGTTACATGAAATTGTTGCTTTTCTGTCTGATGAGATTTTGTGTACATGCCACATTCAGATtaacagatttcttttttttcccccaacccTAAggtatacctaataaactggaaaCTCGGTGTATAGTTCAAAATCAAATGAATGTCATCAAATGATTAAATTTTACACTCTAACATAACTGTGATATTTGCagaacacaaaaaatatattgtgttaAGGATCGTGAACGACTTACTAAAATGTATCCGAGAGATGGAATAGAGTTTGTTACATCGTCTGAGGTGACACAGCCCTCTCCGCGAGGACAGGTTACTGGTGATTCACAGGCATGCTCTGAGACAATTCTGTGTACCCTGCCTGTGGCAAGAAACTTACTTTAGAGTCTATTAAAAGTCAGTCAGGCACAATAAGCCTAAGATAAAAGTATAAAACTCACAGGGTCTACAGTCAACACATCCTGACACATGCTCTGAAACAAGAGGGTAAAGAGagaacatcaaacatcagcctTCAAAGGAACCacctttttaacaaaaaatacaagTCAGCTAGTGCAGTATATTATAAGCTGGAAGCACATGCTACCGAACTGCAGATATACTAAGTGGCTCTGTGAACAAAGACACTGTTTTTGAGTATACATTTTGACATTTCACAATTAATAAGGTCTGAGTTTGTGACTAAAGAGATTTACTCTATTTTGTAAGCAACTAGTCAAGTGCCATGATTACTGGACATACTATATATTTCAAAGTCAACATGTTATCAATAAGTTAATATGCTCAAATACTGAACTGGCCTCTGAGAGAATTAAAGGAATCAACATGAACAaagcaatttaaataaatgaatcaaaatgaaCAGCACTGTATTACCTGGGATAAGAAATCAATACTGCAGTCTTTGTTTTATGATTCAATAATATCACTTTCaagaataaataacacacatcaTTTCAAATACAGCATAAAACATACTTGataattttaatgtaatacatttttgctAAATCAGGCTAGTAACTGAGAAGGAGCTTTGTTGTTCTCTTACCAGAAATATCTACAGTATACAGAAGAGAAGATAAATTTGCATACCCTATGTGTATTAAAAAGCTTTAGTAACTGATATTTTTATGGAACCCTGCAAAATCACTTGACTGGCTACAAAAGTGGGTGACATAACCATGAGCAAGAACCTCGAGGTGTTCCCAGAGTCATCTGGCCAAGCAGCAGACCCTTATTATGGGCTCTTAGGGGAGCATAGCTGACAAAGGTTTCTTGCTCCTTTCAAAAAGCTTGTAATAACATTATGAGCCCCCAGTGAGATGCCATCCACAGTGCTGCCGTGCACCACTAAGGCTACCACATATGCCTTTAGTGTACAGTGCATTGTGTAAGTATGCATgacccttgaacttttccacattttgtggTGTTGTAACCTGCAACTGAACTTTAATCACAATTATAAGTCATGAATACCAAATACTCCATACCCCCGAATTGGGGAAATATGAATGTAGTTcgtaaaaattatttacaaatgtacaATTGTGAGTGCTGAAACTTCTAAATAGCTTCCATTAAAAGTCACACAATTAATTGAATATGGAGTTTTCCTATGTGCAGTTAAAGTGttacatgatctcaatataaaaaACGCCTGTTCCTTGAAGGCCCCAGAAAGCAGACGTCTAAACAGCATCATAAAGACCTAGGAGCTAAGAAACCAGGTccggacaaagttctggaaaagtatcaatcatagtcataaaaaatacatcccaaactttgaacatcccatggAACACAATTAAATCCGTCTCTGCCTAGTGGAGGCCGATCACCAAATATCAATGACCATGTAAGGAGGCCATTAGTCAGAAGATCAACCAAGAGGCCAATGCTAATTCGTGACATGATGCTATCACCACCATGGTTCACGgtagggatggtgttctcaggataATAAGCAGTGTGGGATATTTTTAATAGATAAACCCTGATTTAtctttttccagaactttgtcctggacttgttttgatgcTATTTGTTTAGATATGTTCTCTAAACTCTGGGGCATTCTGGGGAGAGgtttatttatactgagatcatgtgacacttgcaaacatttacaaacaagtggactccattcaactaCGTACATGATTTCTGAAGCAAGGGGTTCAATATTTTTGCAATcacaatgtttacatttttatttgtaaataattttttaagcTATATTGATTTCCCCCACTCCAGTATTATGAGCTATTTTATATActcattacatacagtataatcccaattgtttacaatttttaatatatgatGATTGAACCTTtaacattacataaaataatttttgtgggaaaaaaatttaagtacatttttcaatttaaaaacatatatggTGCACTCACCATTATCTAGTAATATTTTAGTAAACTCTAAAAGGATTCTGGACTTTATTATGGTGACATCAGTCCTTGTCCTGGAGCACCAATGTCCAgcacattttggtgttttttttttcacctaacATAGTTAAGACTTTTTTAATCAGCTGATGAATAGAATTAGGCAAGTTGGGGCAGGAACACTATCAAAATGTGGATTGAGAACCTGGATTGAGAAATGTGGTTTATGAGAAAGTCCATGTGCTATTTGTTGGTAAAAGTCCCTAAGTTAGCAGTTTTCATGATCTTTAATCTCCAAATTTAACATGCCTGCttcagttaaaataataaaagtaataaataaagtaattactTAATTAGTTAGTGttgatgtaataaaaaatatactttaagAATGCAAAGAATCAGGTATATTGTACACTGTTGCTGAAGACAGCCTTTGGTTCtgttaataaacatattactgtccattaactttaaaaaaaaaaaaagtttaacctttattttttaaagtcaaatatatgttatttaatgtatatCAGGCCTGGCAAAACCAAATACACTGCTGACAGACAGTTCATGTACCTTCACCTCCGTTAAGTCCAAAAAAGTGTGGTTCTTCTTCTTGGTCATTCGTCTCTAAATCATTAAATGGGTTTTCAGCAGAATGTATGGAAGGCCCACTGCTTTCTCTgctattttaaaacaattattgGAGACAATTATTGGCTCAGTATATGTAGTAACATTACATACATGAAAAAGTGCttaccactaataataataataacctgaaAATCCAATTGAAACAGAATTGTacaaaaaatattgctaagCTCCCTGGACTAAAAATTAGTCACATGTCATTTCTTTCCTAATACCTGGTTACACTCATTTTAATGGTCCAAAGTATTCCAGTGTTCCATCATACTAGTTTAACAGGGCACACACAGATTTAGCCCTGTGCACCCGACAGGTTCATCCTGGAACACGGGACTGTCAGAGTTTGTTATTTGTCTAGATGTGCAACCTACTGACTCTGTACAATATGTGCTGCTACTGGTGGATGCTACTAATCTTTGGTCTGGGGAGCTTATGTTTGAAGTTCTTCTCACCTCTGTAAGGTGCTCCCAAACTGGACTCCATCTGCAAAGCTGGTCTGGGACGCCTCTGTTTGATAAGGCACTG encodes:
- the LOC113532250 gene encoding uncharacterized protein LOC113532250 yields the protein MNWVGGWRSRVMKSSDTRKQKEFFEKKRMQNRHNVLAPPPASPKKGNVGNMDLLTMFIVNQIALKKEHTGKPKLTHLPKSKGIHKSMGGESLELPMSPCSPSRLSLAESESHYSDQTLGLKKRKHSFLEEFRFKTLSPLLETNLSDNSTSACQHRVQGSVGSFSSASPSSSEAFNLQSRPTVHISPPPPTESRCTKPAQPMGVCEYNPWTVPYQTEASQTSFADGVQFGSTLQSRESSGPSIHSAENPFNDLETNDQEEEPHFFGLNGGEEHVSGCVDCRPCRVHRIVSEHACESPVTCPRGEGCVTSDDVTNSIPSLGYILEEGKKQDGDSYMQMCHFKDILTTSQSCPSGMHAPTRLMSFNQNFMCNHEHRERKSKAHGISKTLSWINHEQDCEEDQFVPSCLQTNTQSGKMHKKASRRTQDKATQTAGFSSLASQDASVQCRLLNAARLSIFTEPTTHIHHRRTQKSPTTRRQSRHSSENHGNQFALSEIHKVELNTFWMTSEREPTKQGPETVTGHESLSKSESQACMKKHPLLHCSHTNAPELKEQLSENMVLRGERCEGHEEKSVNQNPTVNSSCTEEHDNAFTAETGGDRVSEGKGNLKEIADILLMLKQKSKHP